Within Thermoplasmata archaeon, the genomic segment CCATTCGATCCTCATGGCCCTGAAGAAGAGGCTGGAGGACGAGATCCTGTTCGCATCCTGCATGCACTGCGGCTCTCAGTCCAGATTCAGAGTGGGCGATGCGCCCAAGAAATTCAAGTGCCCCCAGTGCGGCGGAGTCATGATCGCCGTCCTGAAGAACTACGAGAGAGACACGGTGAAGCTGCTGAAGGAGCCCGCCCTTTCCAAGCAGGAGAAGCAGGACCTTCAGAAGATGGGAAAGAACGCCAACCTTGTGTTCGAGCAGGGCCAAAGGGCCGTCATCGTGCTTGCAGGAAGGGGGATAGGCCCAGATACTGCAGCCAGGATACTCCGCACGCTCCATTCCGACGAGGACGAATTCCTGAGGGACATCATGAACGCGGAGATACTGTTTGCCAAGAACAAGAGATTCTGGGATTGACCCGTCATCCATTCAGTAGGATCTACTGGACGCCCGTCTTGTTACTCCCCGTTTGGAATGGACCGAGTAATGATCATCGAATGATCCGAAAACAACACTAAAATGAGCAGGCGGTGCCTGCTCATATTTCCCTTAGCCGCTCACCCGAAAACCTTCCAGGAGAAAGACTCCGCTGGGCCTTCGATCCGGAACGGACGTGCAATCCTCAAAGGGTCACTGCTTGCCCTTTTTCAGACTCTTGATGGCTTTGAAAGCGCCATCGAGGTCTATGGTGAGGCCTTCCTGTTCCTCCCCGAACTCGTCGCGCATTACGCCATCGTCTTCTACCTCGTGCTTCTTGAGGAATTCTCTAAGCCCCATCTTGTCACCATTCAATCATCTGCGTTCATAGTACATAAAGGGTAGACCGGTGATGTCGGAACAAATGTCAAACGACTGACGGGTTTCCCGTCACAGCGCCAGTCCCTGTCGATGACCTGAAGCCCTGATGGGATTCGGTGAAAAGTACGGTGTGAAATGAATCGATCCTATTTTCAGCCTTCTTCATTTATTGCCTTTGTTTGACTGAGATTTTTATCAGGCAATTTATCAGGCAAAAGGCTGTATTAAGGCAATTATAAGGCAATTTTCTGTTTATAAGGCAATATTTTTGTCCTATAAGGCAAGTTTATCAGGCAAAGTGCAGCATTGAGGCAATTTGAATCCTCAAACAAAATGAATCTCAGCTCTTCTCCAAAGTGAAAACAACAGTCACGTTCGGCTTGTCCAGCATCGCTGTGATCTCCGATTCCGACATTCCCGATATCTTCCCCAGCCTGGTGTAATCGTAAGCGTTGTCTTCGAAGAAGATGCTGATCTGGACTCCTCTGTAAAGAACAATGTCCCCGGAACTGGTCTGTATCCACGAATCGTTCTTAACTACAGACTTCGGCATGCTGCCGGTCTGCTCGAAACCCCCGTAGCGTTCCATGCTGACCGTCATCTTATCCTTCGCAAGGACCTTGATGGCATCCACCGACGGATTGTCCTCCCAGACCACATCCACCTTCTTTCCGTCTATCGTGAGAATCAGATCCATGTCATCGACCCCGGGATCCACAGGAGAGGGCTCATCACCCTGCCCGCCATTGATTGCGAAGTAGACGCCTATGCCCGCGGCCAATACGACTGCTAAAACGGCTACCACCATGACGGTCCTGTTCATGATTATTCGAAGTTGTTTAGATATAAAGCCGTTGAGATTGGAATTTCCAAAGACTGATGGCCCATCCGATGCCTCCGGCCTCATTCCTTTTCCGAATCCATCAGCTGTTCCCGTCTTCAATTTTCCCAATCCACCCTATCAACTCCTCCAGGACCTCACGGCTCTCCGGCAGATCGGGCTTCAGGGAAGGGAACGCGTGGTCCAGCTCTTTGTTGCCCCTGTAGAAAAGATACTTGCATGGATGTTCCGCCTTGCGCAGGGCCGCCTCATAGCACTCGGTGTAATTCTTGAGGAAATCCTTGTCGCTGCTGACCAGGAACATCGGGGGCAGGTGACCCATCACCTCGAGGCACTCCGGATCCATGAGCTGCTTGAAGGACGGATCCTTCCTCTTCTCCCCATAGAGGGTCTTGGCATAGGCAAAGCTGAGCATGTCCCTCTTGAAGGTGTAGAACATTCCGCTGAAACAGGCAAGGGAAGATACGTGAAGGGATGGTTCCTTCAATCCCAGGGCCTCCCTCAGAACCGGGGAACCCAATGAGGCAACGGCATACACGGCCAAGAAGCAACCGGCGCTCTCCGATACCACCGCCACGCGATTGGGGTCGCCGCCGTACTCCTCGAGATGTTCGGAAACGAAGGTGAATGCCGCAAAGACATCTCCTATCTCCGAGAATGCATCCGCCTCCGATAACAACCTGTACTCCGGATTGAAGACAAGGAATCCTTTCGAGACAAGGTTCTCGCTGATTGTCCGTGTTAGCTTCCGTGTACCGACTACGAGCCCGCCTCCGTGTATCACGACGACGACGGGAAGGGGGACAGGGCCGCGGTCCTTGGGACGGAAGATGTCCACTCCCAACGGAGCGCCGCCTGCGCCCTGAAATGTTTCATCCAAAAACTCTTCAACGCCATCAGGGGTCCGGTGGCCCGCCTCGGATCTGGCTTCCCAGTCCCGGCATTTGCCATCCATTCCCCTGGTGACGAGTTTTAATAACAGACCCATGGGTCAGTTTCTGAAATCCGTTTCTTCAAGCCTGCTCGACGGGCTCTTTCTTCTCGACGGGCTTCTTGGGCTCTGCTTTCTTGGCGGGTGCCTTCTTGGGCTCTGCCTTCTTGGCATCTGCTTTCTTGGCAGGTGCCTTCTTTGCCTCAGCCTGCTCAGCTACCTTCTCGGCTGCCTTCTTTGCCTCGGTCTTCTTCTCCTCGATCTTGGCCTTGGTGTTCTTTACACCCTCGGAGATCATGTCCTTGTCGAACTTCTGCCTCTGAGCGACGAAGTCGAAGAATGCGTCAGCCTGCTCGGTGGCCTGCTTGTTGGCCATCTCCTGGAACTTCTTGTTCTTCTTTATGTAGTCCTTGGGGGACACGGGGACGAAGAAGGGGAACTCGTCGGGCAGGGTGTCTGCGAAGGAATCCTGCATATCCATGCACTGTTTGAAGAATGTGTTCCACTGCTTCTTGGTGGTCTCGATGTAGGTCTTCTGCATCTCGTCGATCTGCTTGCAGAATGTATCGAGGTTCTCCTCGAACTTCTCCCACTGCTCATCGAAGTCGATCTTCTGCTCGGGCTTCTTCAGGGGGAATACCGGGGGGAAAGGCATCGGGGGTGTGTTCTTCTCTTTCTTTTTGTCGCTCATCTAGTCACTTCCTTTTTCTTTTCGTTAAAGCGTTTTGAAACTCATTGAGCATCAGTCTTTGACGGGGCGGCCTTCTTGCTGCTGCCCGCCTTACCGGATTTCTTGCTGCCGGCTTTGGCCTTGGTGCTCTTTGCGTTAGCGTTCTCTTTCTTCTTCTCCTCGATCTTGGTCTTGGTGTTCTTGACACCCTCGGAGATCATGTCCTCGACGTACTCCTGTCTCTTCGATGCGAATTCGAAGAATGAGTCCGCCTGCTCCATGGCCTGCCTGTTGGCCTTCTCGCGGAATTCCTTGTCCTTCTTCAGATACTCCTTCGGGGATACCGGTGTGAAGAACGGCATCTCGTCGGGCAGGGAATCTGCGAAGGATTCCTGCATCTCCATGCACTGGTCGAAGTATGCATTCCACTGTCCCTTGGACGCTTCCAGGGACGCTTTGTACATTTCCTTCATCTGTTTCCAGAAAGCATTCAGATTGGAATTGAAAGTCTCCCAGCCCTCTT encodes:
- a CDS encoding alpha/beta hydrolase, whose amino-acid sequence is MGLLLKLVTRGMDGKCRDWEARSEAGHRTPDGVEEFLDETFQGAGGAPLGVDIFRPKDRGPVPLPVVVVIHGGGLVVGTRKLTRTISENLVSKGFLVFNPEYRLLSEADAFSEIGDVFAAFTFVSEHLEEYGGDPNRVAVVSESAGCFLAVYAVASLGSPVLREALGLKEPSLHVSSLACFSGMFYTFKRDMLSFAYAKTLYGEKRKDPSFKQLMDPECLEVMGHLPPMFLVSSDKDFLKNYTECYEAALRKAEHPCKYLFYRGNKELDHAFPSLKPDLPESREVLEELIGWIGKIEDGNS